The stretch of DNA AGGGATCAGGGTCAGGCTTGCATTATTGCATTGTTTGTTGTTTTTAAGACCCTGATAAAGCAAGCCCCAATTCTCATTCTTTTTTGCTGGGTACGGGTTTTTCCTTTGGCGTTTCCTGTGGTGCTTTCGGGGGCACTTTTCCCGGAGAAATCTCTCCAAGATATTTGGGAAGTTCAATGCCAGCCATGCCTGCCACCTCATGCAGGGGGGGCAGGCTTTTAATCAATCCGGAAAGAAAGTTAGAGGTAGCGGTGCCGTCTTTGCCGCCTCCGGCGGAGTCCCAGACCGTGACTTTGTCGATCTTGATATTGCGGATCGCCTCGACCTGCAGCTGGACGATCTGTTCGATTTTTTCGGTCATAAGCAGGGTAGCCGCAGCTTTTGCATCGCCATTACAGCCCTTCACCAGGCTAAGATAACCGGCCGCCTTACTTTCCAGCACCTGGCGCACACCCTCGGCCTCGGCCTGATATTTAAGAAGTATGGCATCGGCCTGACCTTTTGCCTCTCGGCGGGTTTTTTCGGCTTCTGCATCAGCGGCAATCTCAATTTTGGTCTTATTAATTTCCTGGCGCACAACTTCTTCAGCGGTGAGCCTTTCCTGCTCGGCCTTATATTGTGCTTTCTGAATCTCAACCTCAGCCTCGCGCCGCGCAACTTCGCCTCGTTGCAGGGCGGAAGCCTGTTTCACCGCCAGCTCAGCATTGGCATCGGCGATATCAGCCTTGGCGCGGTTTTCGCCGTCCACCGCTTGAGCTTCCTGTTGTTGGACAATGATCCGGCGATCAGCCTCGGCTTTTTTCTGACCCTTTGCCGACTCAGCCACATTTTCAGCAACTTTAATCTCTTTATCGCGGTTGGCTGCCGCTTCACCGATTGTGGCTTCCGCTTCCTGCTGCTGGACAAAGACCCGCTGGTCGGCCTCAGCCTTTTTCTTGCCTTTTTCTGCCTGGGCCACGTTCTCCGCCACCCGAACTTCTTTCACCTTGGTCGCTTCGGACTCACCAATGGCACCAAGTTTTTCCTGTTCAGCAACATCGACCTTGGCCTGGTTGATCGCCTCGGAGGCGGCTTTCTTCCCAATAGAATCGATATAGCCCGATTCATCCGTGATATCTGTAATGTTGACGTTGATCAAGTACAGGCCGATTTTGTTCAACTCAGGAGAAACATTCTTGCGGATCGATTCCAGAAAACTTTCACGATCCTGATTGATCTGCTCGATGGTGAGCGATGCTACGGTGAGGCGCAATTGGCCAAAGATAATTTCTTTAGCCATCTCCTCAATTTCCTTCTGTGAGAGGTGCAGCAAACGCTCGGCAGCAGAGGTCATGACCTCTGGTTCAGTGCTGATGCCGACAGTGAAGGTAGAAGGAACGTTGATGCGGATATTCTGTAATGAAAGTGCTTTCTGCAGGGGAATGCTGATGGTCATCGGCGTCAGGCTGATGTAGGCATAATCCTGAATCAACGGCCAGATGAGGGCGCCGCCTCCATGGATACAATTTGCCGATTGTCCCACCCCGACTTTGCCGTAGACCACCAGTATCTTGTCTGATGGACAACGTTTATATCGAGAAGCGAGAAAGATGATAGTTGAAACAACCAGAATAAGGAAAGCGGCAATGGGAAGAATCCAGAAATCGAACATGA from Pseudomonadota bacterium encodes:
- a CDS encoding flotillin family protein, producing MFDFWILPIAAFLILVVSTIIFLASRYKRCPSDKILVVYGKVGVGQSANCIHGGGALIWPLIQDYAYISLTPMTISIPLQKALSLQNIRINVPSTFTVGISTEPEVMTSAAERLLHLSQKEIEEMAKEIIFGQLRLTVASLTIEQINQDRESFLESIRKNVSPELNKIGLYLINVNITDITDESGYIDSIGKKAASEAINQAKVDVAEQEKLGAIGESEATKVKEVRVAENVAQAEKGKKKAEADQRVFVQQQEAEATIGEAAANRDKEIKVAENVAESAKGQKKAEADRRIIVQQQEAQAVDGENRAKADIADANAELAVKQASALQRGEVARREAEVEIQKAQYKAEQERLTAEEVVRQEINKTKIEIAADAEAEKTRREAKGQADAILLKYQAEAEGVRQVLESKAAGYLSLVKGCNGDAKAAATLLMTEKIEQIVQLQVEAIRNIKIDKVTVWDSAGGGKDGTATSNFLSGLIKSLPPLHEVAGMAGIELPKYLGEISPGKVPPKAPQETPKEKPVPSKKE